Genomic segment of Mytilus edulis chromosome 12, xbMytEdul2.2, whole genome shotgun sequence:
AAGCAACATCGACAAGGGCCTAACAAGTGAAAGGTAATAGGGTAAATGTATACAATAAACCaaaatttttaacatttatacatTTCAGATTGATTAATTACtgtttgttggttgtttaacgttcagtggcaaatatgtcatgcatgttctgGACGAGAAAAAgttaatgataaataaaataggaATGTCTTGCAGTAGACGTCATCCGGGATGAAGGTGGTAGGGGTTTGAAATGCCACTCGAAACTTATAGTTTATTGGATAGGAATAGAAGGTATGCCTTGCAACAGGAACCCTCAAACAGTTGTTGCAATGGTTTTTAACGTACACAGAGCGTACACAAGATATCGAACGAATTCAACTTCTCCATTTTGACCGACCGTGGGTTCTATCTTTTACATTCCACACATTCAAACGAACGCGCCACTTACTTGTTTTACTGCcagtcggaagaagaccaagtgactatacttctataccccagtcacccgtAGGGGTTATACATTGAGGACCATGTTTGATCCGTAAACGTTAACATTCCGTGTAATTCAGTCATtcgaaataattatatttttttttcttttataacatATAAAGTCAATTTGTATGCCATTGACCTCCTGAGAACACCATAACTAAATACATTTTTCCTCAACTTTGTTTTGAAGCAGTAAATGAATTCATAAAGACAATATTATGATTTTCAAAACTGTTTACTAATTTACTACAGTAAGGCACATTAACATAGGTTTCAACTATTCTtcatgatattttgtttttcttagaCTGCGACGTAGTTTGTACCAATCTGGTCCAGGCAACAAAGAATACCTCTTCTTTTTGCATTATTTTCAAGCCATAAATCGTGAGAATGCTTATATAATGAGTATACATAACAGCAGAATTCAAAACTGGGGCCCGGCATTTGGAATTATTACCATGTTCATATCCTATGATATGGCTATTAGAAGAATAACAAATCATTATAAGAATTATGTTACAGAAGGTAAGTATACCCTAACAAGATACTAATGATCATTGTGTTTGTTCTTGTGTCGTGCTTGTAGCACAAATCTCCAAGGATAAGTGGAGGGTTGGGTACcgattaaattgtttatcattgCTATGTTCTTTGTTGTAAATGCGATTCTGATTTTAAAAGGTTAAAATAATCGAATATACCATGTGACCGAACGCACAATTCTTTGATTGTTGGTTACGTAACGTCAAatgacaaatatgtcatgcatgttcagagcGAGAACAAATCGACCCGTAAGACAGTTGTTTCAAGGGTTCTAAACGTACACAGAGCATGGCAATCACTTTGAAGGAGGCATCGAATTTGTCCTCCTAAATATATCTGAGCGGAAGTGACGTGGCTGCGTACAAATACATCCCTCACAGCCAAACGCACGCCCAATATTGGCAGAGATTTATTGTCGGTCGGGAGTCCTGTGGTgacaatatttgtatttcaaagtAATACATGGAGTCCAAACTTAATTTACAAACATGACTTATCTATATAATGTTAAGAAATAAAACCAAAAGAACACTTTACATAAACTTAATGATGTAAACAGTTTCTTCAAGTTTTGCAACACCAAAGATGTTAAGTAAGTGTAACTTCACCATTTGTATTCACTTACAGAGCAACGTCTCAAGaagtaaaataaatcaaaaataaattcaaggtATTCAAATTATATTGTGGAAGATAATGCAATTCGATTAAGAACGTAGCTaacattgacatgattgataatcctttataattacatgtatgaaCCTTCTCTCTTCACGGTTAGAAGTTATATGTAATATAACGTTTTGTTTTGGAGattgttatatttattaaaaagtgttttttaaacATGTCCACATGAataactttattttgtatttgatgaaGACGTGAGAAATGCAGCTCTACAAGAGATTGGAAGTATTATTTACTATAGAGAGAGCCAAGGAATAAAGCATGGAGGTCTTGATTCTGCTCATCAGAGAATCCTTGATTTGTGGATGATAGCAAAGCATAGTCTCCAGTCTTGACATATGAATCATTATTAAATCATATTGATATATTTGGAGAGTAAGATTACCATTCTGTTTCATTTGCATTTAATGTAGTATGTAGATGTACGTTATTGTACAGCAATAAATATTCAAGTATTATTCAGACATTATATTTAgttctgttatttatgtattttggcAAATACGTTCTAACTATTACTTCGATTGTTTACTTGACAGCACATCCCATGTGTACAGTCTTAGTTATTGACtttgatgatgatttttttttaaattaagtgtAGATATACAACTTCAACAATAGCCAAATATCTTGCTTACACAATTGTGATCCACAAACAAACCATAAGCATTGCTGGCActgtgaaaaaaatcaaagatgaGATCAGAAAATAAGATGGTTGAATATTGGCAATCAATAAATCTGCTGACAAATAAAACTATTCGCAACTTAATTTACAGTTTATATATCTCCCCATAATAGTTGACACAGTGGTAAAGAAATTATTCCAGACAATAGCCCATATCTTACTGACTTTACAGTTAACGAAATTTGTGACGAACTTTCAAACCCAGTGTGTAACTGATGttgttaaatttaaaacaaaaataatggaAATCTAATCAAACTAAACATTTATCTTTAACCCTAGAACTCTGACGACTCCTCTTTCATTGGGATGTTCCAGATTTTATAGGTATATCCCTTATCGAATGTCATGCTTCAAATGTCAACAGTTTGGTCATGGAACTAAACAATGACATGGTAGTTAGAAATGCTTCAAATGGTCTAGCGAAAAACATGAAGGAAATACCTGTAAATCTGAATCTTCTCAAAGTGCAAAGTGTGGTAAATCCCATTTTTCATCATCTAGGGAAGTCCCCGTTTAGCTGAAAGAAAgaaatataattaaaagaaaaaaagaaaaagacatgaATTACCCAGAAACTGCATAGATTGCTTCTGTTTCAAATGATCTTCCAGTATTTTAACAAACCATCGTATGTAAATAAAGTTGGTCGTTCATTCAGTCACGAGTCTACACAAACTCACATGATGACCTTGCAATTGATGCTGACAATCTTATAATGTTGCCTATTGAAACTGTATCTTCTGATAAAACTCCACGAAACCCAAAGTCTACAAAAAACAGTACTCAGTCAACTCAATCGTCATAGGCGAGCTCAATAcctacaaaaatgaaaataagaaatcAAGTAAAAGATGCAAATAGTTTGGGCAATATATCTGTCTTGGACCCTTCTCGTAAACATCGTAAATAGTCATTCTACATGTTCATGAAATGAAAAGTATACTAGTGTTATCGTCTGCATCTCGCAGACTACTAAAGCCTAGTCTTCCTTTCGTTCTATAGAACAGTAGAAAGTCTTCAAAACAACAGCAAATCCGTCCTCTTAGAAGTCGTTTGATAGGAGGTCGCGGGGTAGATGTCAAAGCGGTATTACACCAGGTATGAGAAAATCGACGACTCtctttacaaaataatttccgcactaaattatgaataaaaaatggaATGCAAAAGTGTTGTGCCATCCGAAAGATTACTATCTCAGGGTGATCGAAATATGAATGCTAGCAAACTCGATAGTATGTGTCTTTCAATTAATAAACCATGACATAtatcattcaacatgttcaatgcatTTGCCgaggtttaaaatatttttttccgagTTAACGCGTTTGTTCAGTGTGTTTAATTTATTGCATTTTGTCTAAAGAAACTCCTCTAAGAAAAATGTGACAATGTATCTTTAAAAGGATACAACGTATATAGCACATTACCCCAGGAAGACGAAAACGTtgtgcacgatgttcctacaacacgacaTTACACCAAAATATTTGACGTCAAAGAGGTTTTTCTGAAATTTGGACGTTGATTTGAAATTAAAGATAACTAGTTCAATTTCTAAAAGGGAAAATCCATTCTGTTccttttttacttttgtttaccACTACATTACACTATAATAGTTCGAACGGTTAAACACTAGGGTTTTAAACGTACAATGTATGTTGAACTTCATAATTTCCTGCTGCAAAACTATGGGACCAATTGTGATCGATTTAATGCATTGAatgcattttaatactttattaCTATCTGAAGAGTTAAAATGTTAATATTGGCTATAAAACTTGTACatcttttacaatattttgtaaatttagaaTGACATGTCTCCTCCATTATTTGACCCAAAGACCATTTTAAACATACACGTTTAgcacaatatttttaaaatatggccGTCAAACAAAACTGGATAAATgacattgaaataaaaatcaacaaaatcctaataaatatcaaaactttaatCCACAAATGAATTAAAGAAATATTCTTGTCTTTCGACCAAAAAGAAAGTCGCCCAAACGTTATACATCTATATCATTCCGGTCTTTAGACCAAATATTCATGTATTTTCTCATTCATAGAAAAATTATAAATCCGTTTTCTTTCATCTGACCAGCCGTTCAGTGTAGCAATGTTTTCGTAATACCGCAAAAAGTCAAACCAAACATCTTGGGTAGTCCCATCAAAGGTTCTTTTCGCATGTATTTCCGACTGTCTAGCTGAATTTTCTCTTCCAAAACTTTCTTCTGGCTCGAATGACAATTTCTTCCGCCCTCTCTGATCTTTTTCTTGATAAGTCCTTTCTGGAGGAGTAAAATTGTTTTCATCCATCGGCTGCACTGTACATGGTTCATACAATGTATTCTTACGTGTTTTATCTCCCTCAAACATTTTTACAATCACTGTCAACAGAAATAGAATAGAAACAGTCGTAAAAATCActacaaagtttaattttaaccATCACACTAACTCGTGCCACGAATGCATATGTACCGCACCACTTATAATCAATACACTAATAAACACAATTCCCAAAATCCGTTTAAGGAAAAATCCTTTCCATCCATTTGATTCATTTTCACCTGCTAAATTACCGCTATTGCCGCTCAAATGATTAAACTGCTCGGTCACTGGTGTACCGGTCATAACTGGATACGAATATTGACTCAACACAGAAGGTATTTTACTAGGCGGAGTCGTCGGATCCTGATACTGTGAAACAAACATCGATGTCGTCTGACTGTAGGGCGGATTATTGATTTTGATTAATATTCCAACCCGGATTTGTAGGAGTAAATATTCCAGGTCGTGTATCATACTGATTATTATTATCCCTATCAACACAAGTAAAATCCAAGGGATAAGTGCCATATTTCGTATAGTCTCCGTTTGAATCTCCAATCACAATTTAAACATAATAAATCTTGCACTAAAGGTACTGTATTCTTTCATCTTCTGGAATCATCGGTCCCACCGCTGCCATCATTTTGTAACGTGATCTTTTATGGGCAACGCAGAATAGagtcaaacaaa
This window contains:
- the LOC139497277 gene encoding uncharacterized protein, yielding MYCVSCLVIFAVVVSTSEFHSSEKAHERSNIDKGLTSERLRRSLYQSGPGNKEYLFFLHYFQAINRENAYIMSIHNSRIQNWGPAFGIITMFISYDMAIRRITNHYKNYVTEDVRNAALQEIGSIIYYRESQGIKHGGLDSAHQRILDLWMIAKHSLQS